A genomic window from Glycine max cultivar Williams 82 chromosome 17, Glycine_max_v4.0, whole genome shotgun sequence includes:
- the LOC102659991 gene encoding ankyrin repeat protein SKIP35, with amino-acid sequence MDETEVENPIFMEIKSEDKRNENQGFASEKGEGSSVVFSREAPLMRKESRMSTPYCCNAKKLKSRDVTTDCELGSNEKFGLEKKLCRQDRIELGRLFQSAVSSHDWELAESLILVADPQTLNDALCITLDSIWFLSTELELNGIMGFIKKIIANGAYDFTRAALRTSFLASCVSACQSRTMSLADTVTVMAQRLHERLQECNGDEVLKAEAGAKVQKFTEWALKCIGIHSRLQDDRENVIHSSAVEIQLRLSAFKTFLDLAGSRLTGKDFSEAFDAACFPLTLFSSSFDPGWAFGLSATVIQGLLGMLVEGGADNVNQCFLEASRFGSTELVRILLQIAQRNSLDVDVDLALGFASHYGKIGTMECLVEEGNAIAFLGPLMRAAERGCMQVVEWFVQRGCRDMELCLALTAATSSCQVHIAAYLLPHVPQQVLAALSVEILKAAGERSGGSLDGVAFLLQSDFLGDPAATYAVADIIAKSEDEAVAPELKTFLKEHWSEGAYKEGLRLGQEHYMNLVRIIRWGESPICLRDLPAPLTVAIAYLPLYRECVKTGGFLFSQRLRGQLVEAARRLGNRVLDEVIHGRELVVVLEQHLPHFLLHPTRIA; translated from the exons aTGGATGAAACTGAAGTGGAAAATCCCATATTCATGGAAATTAAATCTGAAGATAAGAGAAATGAAAATCAAGGTTTTGCATCAGAGAAAGGAGAAGGTAGCAGTGTTGTTTTCTCAAGAGAAGCACCACTTATGAGGAAAGAGTCAAGAATGTCCACTCCTTATTGTTGCAATGCTAAGAAGCTCAAATCCAGGGATGTTACAACAGATTGTGAGCTTGGAAGTAATGAGAAATTTGGGTTGGAGAAGAAACTATGTAGACAAGACAGGATTGAGTTGGGTCGGTTGTTTCAGAGTGCAGTGAGTTCCCATGACTGGGAACTTGCTGAAAGTTTGATTTTGGTTGCTGATCCACAGACGCTCAATGATGCCTTGTGTATCACACTGGATTCCATCTGGTTCTTGAGCACAGAGCTAGAGCTTAATGGAATAATGGGATTTATCAAGAAGATCATTGCTAATGGTGCTTATGACTTCACAAGAGCTGCTCTAAGGACTTCATTCCTTGCTTCATGTGTCTCTGCCTGCCAGAGTAGAACAATGAGTCTTGCGGATACAGTTACTGTAATGGCCCAAAG GTTGCATGAGCGTCTCCAGGAATGCAATGGAGATGAAGTATTGAAGGCAGAAGCTGGTGCTAAGGTTCAAAAGTTTACTGAATGGGCTCTGAAATGTATAGGCATCCATTCACGACTGCAGGATGATAGGGAAAATGTGATACACAGCTCAGCCGTTGAAATCCAGCTCCGGTTATCTGCCTTCAAGACATTCCTTGATCTTGCCGGCAGCCGCCTTACAGGGAAGGACTTCAGCGAGGCCTTTGATGCGGCTTGTTTTCCTCTTACTCTTTTCTCAAGCTCATTTGATCCAGGTTGGGCATTTGGCTTGTCAGCTACTGTGATCCAAGGGTTGCTGGGCATGCTAGTGGAGGGGGGTGCAGACAATGTCAATCAGTGTTTCTTGGAGGCTTCACGTTTTGGCAGTACAGAACTTGTGCGCATACTATTGCAG ATTGCTCAAAGAAACAGCTTGGATGTTGATGTTGACTTGGCGTTGGGTTTTGCCTCCCATTATGGCAAGATAGGAACTATGGAGTGCTTGGTGGAAGAGGGAAATGCCATAGCCTTTTTGGGCCCTTTGATGAGAGCTGCTGAGAGGGGTTGCATGCAAGTTGTTGAGTGGTTTGTGCAGAGGGGTTGCCGAGACATGGAACTATGCCTTGCCCTTACAGCTGCCACTTCTAGCTGCCAAGTTCACATTGCAGCTTATCTTCTGCCGCACGTACCTCAGCAGGTCCTTGCAGCACTTAGTGTTGAAATTCTTAAGGCCGCTGGTGAGCGCAGCGGTGGATCTCTTGATGGTGTAGCATTTCTTCTCCAATCTGACTTCTTAGGTGATCCTGCAGCTACTTATGCTGTTGCAGATATTATTGCTAAATCAGAGGATGAGGCTGTTGCGCCTGAGTTGAAGACTTTTCTTAAGGAGCATTGGTCAGAAGGAGCTTACAAGGAGGGATTAAGGTTAGGGCAAGAGCATTACATGAACCTTGTGAGAATCATTAGATGGGGTGAGTCTCCTATTTGCTTAAGAGATCTTCCGGCCCCACTGACGGTGGCAATTGCTTACCTCCCACTTTATAGAGAGTGTGTCAAGACGGGTGGCTTCTTGTTTTCACAACGGCTTAGGGGACAACTGGTTGAAGCCGCTAGAAGGCTTGGAAATAGGGTCTTGGATGAAGTGATCCATGGTAGAGAGCTAGTGGTCGTTTTGGAACAGCATCTTCCTCACTTTTTGCTCCATCCCACCCGCATTGCTTAG